One Clostridium estertheticum DNA segment encodes these proteins:
- the lgt gene encoding prolipoprotein diacylglyceryl transferase, translated as MIRSDCMNPVAFYIFGFGVMWYGIFIGAGMALAIMLASYTCKYRDVDYDSLLDVVLFSLPIGIIGARLYYVAFQFDDYRNNLLDIFNIRGGGLAIHGGILFALVTAFIIAKRKKMNFFKMTDVAAPTIIIAQSIGRWGNFFNSEAHGGPVSYEFIKKFPKFIQQGMHIEGVYYHPTFLYESLWDFAVFIILMILLRKNKKVGIVFFTYIGLYSIGRFFIEGLRTDSLMFGPLRIAQIVSLCGIVVWVGFLILSRYKKVEL; from the coding sequence TGTAATGTGGTATGGAATATTTATAGGAGCTGGAATGGCATTAGCCATAATGCTCGCAAGTTATACATGTAAGTATAGAGATGTTGATTATGACTCTCTACTAGATGTAGTGCTTTTTTCTCTACCAATTGGTATTATAGGTGCAAGGCTATATTATGTAGCTTTTCAGTTCGATGATTACAGAAATAATTTATTAGATATATTTAATATTAGAGGAGGCGGACTTGCAATTCATGGTGGAATTCTGTTTGCCTTAGTAACTGCATTTATAATAGCAAAGCGTAAGAAGATGAATTTCTTTAAAATGACAGATGTTGCTGCGCCAACAATTATTATTGCACAATCTATTGGCAGATGGGGAAATTTTTTCAATTCAGAAGCCCATGGTGGTCCAGTATCCTATGAGTTTATTAAGAAATTTCCGAAATTCATACAGCAAGGTATGCATATAGAAGGAGTTTATTATCATCCTACTTTCTTATATGAATCACTATGGGATTTCGCTGTGTTTATAATACTAATGATTCTTTTAAGGAAAAATAAAAAAGTTGGGATTGTATTTTTTACTTATATTGGACTGTATTCTATTGGTAGATTTTTCATAGAGGGTCTAAGAACAGATAGCTTAATGTTTGGACCTTTACGAATTGCTCAGATAGTGAGTTTATGTGGAATTGTAGTCTGGGTGGGATTTTTAATTTTATCTAGGTATAAAAAAGTAGAACTTTAA
- a CDS encoding sulfite exporter TauE/SafE family protein, whose amino-acid sequence MTSTILFILIGIVAGVLSGMFGIGGGVIIVPALMFLCGFSQLKAQGTSLAILLPPVGIIAFMEYYKKGQVNVKAGLLIVIFLVIGSVFGSKLAQNIPTEVLKKGFGILMLLISLKMIFSK is encoded by the coding sequence ATGACAAGTACTATATTGTTTATTCTAATAGGAATCGTTGCAGGAGTATTAAGTGGAATGTTTGGTATAGGTGGAGGAGTTATAATTGTACCTGCATTAATGTTTTTATGTGGCTTTAGCCAGCTAAAAGCCCAAGGAACTTCTCTGGCCATATTATTGCCACCTGTTGGAATAATTGCATTTATGGAATATTATAAAAAAGGCCAAGTTAATGTTAAAGCTGGCCTTTTAATAGTAATTTTTCTAGTAATTGGGTCAGTATTTGGATCTAAGTTAGCTCAAAATATCCCTACTGAGGTATTAAAAAAAGGCTTTGGTATATTAATGCTTTTAATATCTCTTAAAATGATATTTTCAAAATAA